Sequence from the Fusobacterium periodonticum ATCC 33693 genome:
CTTTCTACAATTCCTAATATAAATCCTCCCATTACAGCTCCTGGTAATATTCCTATTCCACCTAAAACTGCTGCAACAAAGGCTTTTATACCAAGCATAGAACCCATTAAAGGTTGTATTTGTGGATAAGCTGAAACATATAGAACAGAGGCTACAGCTGCAAGTCCACTTCCTATTGCAAATGTAAGTTGTATTGTTCTATCCACATTTATTCCTACCAATTCAGATGCTGCATAATCTTGACTTGTTGCTATCATAGCTTTTCCATATTTAGTTTTTTTCATAAATAGTTGTAAAGCTACTGATAAAACAAGAGTTGTAAGTATAGTTACAACTGCTCCAAAACTAATATTTATTCCATTTCCAAAAGATATTGGCTCTTGAGTAAAAATTTTAGGAAATGATCTTGTATTTGGTGTGAAGATTTTCATAAATACATTTTCTATAAATAAACTAACTCCTATAGCTGTTATTAAGTTTGAAATTCTTGGTGAATTTCTTAGTGGTCTATATGCTATTCTTTCTGCTAGACAACCAACTATTGCACAAATAATTATTGCCGGTATAACTGAAACCCATACAGGTAAACCCATAGATGACAATGCTGGTATTGAAAATAAAGAAACATAGGCTCCTATCATTATTATATCCCCATGTGCAAAATTGATAAGTTGTGCTATACCATATACCATTGTATATCCTA
This genomic interval carries:
- a CDS encoding branched-chain amino acid ABC transporter permease → MEFLLQIINGLQIGSIYALVSLGYTMVYGIAQLINFAHGDIIMIGAYVSLFSIPALSSMGLPVWVSVIPAIIICAIVGCLAERIAYRPLRNSPRISNLITAIGVSLFIENVFMKIFTPNTRSFPKIFTQEPISFGNGINISFGAVVTILTTLVLSVALQLFMKKTKYGKAMIATSQDYAASELVGINVDRTIQLTFAIGSGLAAVASVLYVSAYPQIQPLMGSMLGIKAFVAAVLGGIGILPGAVMGGFILGIVESLTRAYLSSQLADAFVFSILIIVLLFKPTGILGKNVKEKV